The following are encoded together in the Serratia sp. UGAL515B_01 genome:
- a CDS encoding phage holin family protein, translating into MSEPVSSAAMATAIVTGATIAGLLSGPEAADVVIGAFIGSVIFVISAKDYPFFTRTVLFMVSFVIGVLSSDFFANALSTTLPGDLAVTKLIGATVSSAVSVRLLMALTKRAADPNLLKKGGDNNEP; encoded by the coding sequence ATGTCAGAACCTGTTTCAAGTGCAGCAATGGCTACGGCTATTGTTACTGGCGCGACTATCGCCGGGCTATTGTCTGGTCCAGAGGCAGCCGACGTGGTTATTGGCGCGTTTATTGGCTCGGTGATTTTCGTCATTAGCGCGAAAGATTACCCTTTTTTTACCCGAACCGTGCTGTTTATGGTGTCGTTCGTTATTGGGGTTCTATCGAGTGATTTTTTTGCCAATGCGCTATCAACTACGTTGCCGGGCGATCTGGCCGTAACCAAACTTATTGGTGCTACTGTTAGTTCAGCTGTCAGTGTTCGTTTATTAATGGCGTTAACCAAGCGAGCGGCAGACCCCAATCTGCTAAAAAAAGGAGGTGACAACAATGAACCTTAA
- a CDS encoding LPS O-antigen chain length determinant protein WzzB translates to MREQFSPPSSAHYRADTQADRFSLSASLKNNHNEIDLFALLQLLWSKRWLIAATIIIFTLFAGVFAFTAKEKWTANTVLLPPRIAQLGDYLELRREYGLVLKQPVDPAQLSEKLFDAFITFSQMTDEKLSFLQKSDYYQKSIANLKSSEAKQALLFNMAEKNLNVKIDDKKLIISMQADSAIEAKQMLDDFIRETNKKTFSVLDSEFLNNIQARINALHKEHQDIIFDVRTKRDSEIKTLKNDLSLAQKSGIRDPISSGLISKKQGADLDSKHNFMLGEKILSAELQLKIQSEPIYPARYFQIDNELKQLALLQQKKADVQFYSYELAPLLPVQRDAPKRSVILIVGAFLGLFFGIVLTLIQFTIGIIQKKKKMYNSTPS, encoded by the coding sequence ATGCGTGAGCAGTTTTCTCCCCCTTCATCTGCCCACTACAGGGCAGATACTCAAGCAGATCGCTTTTCTCTTTCTGCCTCGCTGAAAAATAATCATAATGAAATAGATCTCTTTGCATTGTTGCAATTATTATGGTCTAAGCGTTGGTTGATTGCAGCAACAATAATAATCTTTACGCTCTTCGCCGGCGTATTTGCTTTTACTGCTAAAGAAAAATGGACTGCCAACACAGTATTATTACCTCCACGAATTGCTCAGTTAGGCGATTATCTAGAACTACGCCGTGAGTATGGGCTGGTGCTGAAGCAGCCCGTCGACCCTGCACAGTTAAGTGAAAAGTTGTTTGATGCGTTTATTACTTTTTCGCAAATGACTGATGAGAAGCTAAGCTTTTTGCAAAAAAGTGATTATTACCAGAAAAGTATTGCAAACTTGAAGAGTTCAGAAGCGAAACAAGCTTTGCTTTTCAATATGGCAGAAAAAAACTTAAACGTCAAAATAGACGATAAAAAACTGATTATTTCCATGCAGGCTGACAGCGCTATCGAAGCGAAACAGATGCTGGACGATTTCATCAGAGAAACAAATAAAAAAACATTTTCAGTACTTGATTCCGAATTTTTGAATAACATCCAAGCTAGAATTAATGCACTGCACAAAGAACATCAGGATATTATTTTTGACGTTCGTACCAAACGTGACTCAGAAATAAAAACATTAAAAAATGATCTGTCCCTAGCGCAAAAAAGTGGCATTCGCGATCCTATAAGCTCAGGCCTTATTTCAAAAAAACAAGGTGCTGATTTAGATAGTAAACACAACTTTATGCTGGGAGAAAAAATACTTAGCGCAGAATTACAACTAAAAATACAGTCTGAGCCAATCTATCCCGCTCGCTATTTCCAAATTGATAACGAGTTAAAGCAATTAGCACTATTACAACAAAAAAAAGCTGATGTACAATTTTACTCTTACGAGTTAGCACCGTTGTTACCTGTTCAACGTGATGCACCTAAGCGAAGTGTAATATTAATAGTTGGTGCATTTTTAGGTTTATTTTTTGGTATTGTACTGACGTTGATACAGTTTACTATTGGCATAATTCAGAAAAAAAAGAAGATGTACAATAGTACCCCAAGTTAA
- a CDS encoding phage holin family protein, with amino-acid sequence MNLNTLLLVTNGIACGLIALRLLTFRRGKNEHDYGTAILAFCIIAASGTVAIRHALGVYDNVDAAEALLNVALCIGVFSVKGNIKRLVNLSAIAKSEAGVDHK; translated from the coding sequence ATGAACCTTAACACGCTGTTGCTGGTTACTAATGGGATCGCCTGTGGCTTAATTGCGCTAAGGCTACTCACCTTCCGTCGCGGTAAAAATGAGCACGACTATGGTACGGCGATATTAGCGTTCTGCATTATTGCTGCCAGCGGCACGGTGGCAATTCGTCATGCTTTGGGCGTATACGATAATGTTGACGCAGCAGAAGCATTGCTCAACGTTGCGCTATGTATTGGTGTATTTTCAGTAAAGGGCAACATAAAACGATTAGTCAATCTTTCTGCTATTGCAAAAAGCGAGGCCGGGGTTGACCATAAGTAA
- a CDS encoding oligosaccharide flippase family protein: protein MFKSMSSVVAQSLIKITLSILSLKFVAYYMGPAGMMMYGQIQSFAQIAGATTSSVTSSGVVKFIAEKEHPRKEIISTALLLLFIYSIIIFIFFALGVNFAEGNIISKEWITIYMMTPLGALFIGGTNLVVSILNGEQDFKGYFVFSITNSFALSLLTIILCYFLYQTGAMLSIVLSPLGAFFFSAIWVKKIRHMFVFSFSTLKNNKLIASLLQYSFMAIISAVVVYGTQIYIRNLISINVSMASAGIWFSATKLSEVYMGIVSVLFSSILIPRYTIKKGNALKEDIKLFFYIAMFLGFGLIAGVYLLSPFIISIIYGAEFKDAEKIIFLYSFGDALKIITWVFLYVMISKQYVKIYLVYEIASSILYFLFCTYGLKLVGFELMAIGYPLQSFSSLILIILWYYFVFNKMAISNDSI from the coding sequence ATGTTTAAATCAATGTCCAGTGTTGTTGCACAATCACTAATTAAAATTACACTCTCGATTTTATCTCTTAAATTTGTCGCATACTACATGGGACCTGCAGGTATGATGATGTATGGACAAATACAGTCATTTGCACAAATTGCAGGAGCAACAACTTCATCTGTAACCTCAAGCGGCGTTGTAAAATTTATAGCTGAAAAAGAGCATCCTAGGAAAGAGATAATATCCACGGCACTTTTATTATTATTTATATACTCCATTATTATTTTTATATTTTTTGCATTAGGAGTGAACTTTGCTGAAGGTAATATCATTAGCAAAGAATGGATCACCATCTATATGATGACTCCATTAGGAGCATTGTTTATCGGAGGAACTAATTTAGTAGTATCTATACTTAATGGAGAGCAAGATTTTAAAGGTTACTTTGTTTTTTCTATAACAAATTCATTTGCATTATCTTTATTGACCATCATTCTTTGTTATTTTTTGTATCAAACTGGAGCGATGCTATCTATTGTCCTATCTCCATTAGGAGCATTTTTTTTCTCAGCTATTTGGGTTAAGAAAATTAGGCACATGTTTGTTTTCTCTTTCTCAACGTTGAAAAACAACAAACTAATTGCATCTCTTTTGCAGTATTCATTTATGGCTATAATTTCTGCTGTTGTGGTGTACGGTACTCAAATATATATAAGAAACTTAATCAGTATAAACGTATCAATGGCTTCAGCAGGAATCTGGTTCTCTGCAACCAAACTATCAGAAGTCTATATGGGGATCGTAAGTGTACTTTTTTCATCCATACTTATTCCAAGATACACAATAAAAAAAGGTAACGCCTTAAAGGAAGACATAAAGTTATTTTTTTATATTGCTATGTTCTTAGGTTTCGGGCTCATTGCAGGTGTGTATTTATTATCGCCTTTTATTATTAGTATTATTTATGGGGCTGAATTCAAAGATGCTGAGAAAATTATTTTTCTATATTCTTTTGGTGATGCATTGAAAATAATTACATGGGTTTTCCTCTATGTAATGATATCGAAACAGTATGTTAAAATTTATTTGGTTTATGAAATTGCATCATCTATTCTATATTTTTTATTTTGCACATATGGTTTGAAATTGGTTGGCTTTGAGTTAATGGCTATCGGTTATCCATTACAGTCTTTTAGTTCACTAATACTTATTATACTATGGTATTATTTCGTTTTTAATAAAATGGCTATAAGTAATGACAGTATATAA